One window from the genome of Rufibacter tibetensis encodes:
- a CDS encoding DUF3891 family protein produces the protein MIVNPHEKGWEIIYQQAHALLASEIAFAWQAEKRPLHFMQTLAAIAQHDDGQRDLTGRYALTPAGAPANFTQLPFCLEQAQQVLKEANFQGRWRSLLTSMHLSFLYEELRGQKKLWDDFLDEQLASQKKWRQGLKVSKAQAQYAYDFMQWCDRFSLILCRNELPEMERALEISNGPDQIRYEVTLLKTGTVRVSPWPFQEKQFTLSVESRCLTQLQFSSDQELGQALGQAAICKKEWVLEKE, from the coding sequence ATGATTGTAAATCCGCATGAAAAAGGTTGGGAGATCATCTACCAGCAGGCACACGCCCTGTTGGCGTCAGAGATAGCCTTTGCGTGGCAGGCCGAGAAACGCCCACTCCATTTCATGCAGACCCTGGCCGCCATCGCGCAGCATGATGATGGGCAGCGGGACTTGACCGGCCGCTACGCCCTTACTCCCGCCGGGGCACCAGCCAATTTCACCCAATTACCTTTTTGCCTGGAACAGGCGCAGCAGGTCTTGAAGGAGGCAAACTTCCAGGGCCGGTGGCGAAGCCTGCTCACTAGCATGCACCTCTCCTTTTTATATGAGGAATTGCGCGGCCAGAAAAAACTATGGGATGACTTTCTGGATGAACAACTCGCCTCCCAGAAAAAGTGGCGGCAAGGCTTGAAAGTCAGCAAAGCCCAGGCCCAATATGCTTATGACTTCATGCAGTGGTGCGACCGCTTTTCCCTCATCCTCTGCCGGAATGAACTACCTGAAATGGAACGGGCACTGGAAATCAGCAATGGGCCAGATCAAATCCGGTATGAAGTTACGCTCCTGAAAACCGGAACGGTTAGAGTATCCCCGTGGCCTTTCCAGGAGAAACAATTTACGTTAAGCGTGGAGTCCCGCTGCCTCACCCAACTGCAGTTTTCCTCAGACCAAGAACTGGGGCAGGCGCTGGGGCAAGCGGCAATTTGCAAAAAAGAGTGGGTGCTGGAAAAGGAGTAA
- a CDS encoding DUF4403 family protein: protein MACQKSTTLTDTTGNEAKVAAPPLPELQLSTITLPVSIPVKVLEDRLNQELTGVLYQDNNLEDDELMVKVTKLGAINLRTEFSKLYMEVPLRIWAKGRWQWNACELCKKIQKTEETEFEVTVRTESRMQILPGYTLKSYTTGDFSWGARKPTLSLGPLNINLAPFIESRLKAQLNPMLLLLDQELQKRIPLQTYLGQAWQQLQAPVQLSTQYNTWLSIVPQAVRLAPLELQQDQLSLQIGIDAFVNVVSGQKPALAKAATLPNFIPSRNLPPQAQLNVASDISYEYLTQVLQQEVKNKSFSFEEGRHQLTVHDVALSGKGTQLLLNLNVSGATKAAFLTKKFQGNVRLQATPYYDAASQSIKVRELEYTIQTRDQLVNTAQWLLQNRFRAQMEKEMTFPVKAQLANIRTSLNQGLKENYLQDKVLLQGANFSLEPDTLYVTPSGVRTHFLASGKLTLSFQ, encoded by the coding sequence ATGGCCTGCCAAAAGTCAACCACCCTCACAGATACGACAGGTAATGAGGCAAAAGTGGCAGCCCCGCCCCTGCCAGAACTCCAACTTTCTACCATTACGTTGCCGGTTTCTATTCCGGTGAAGGTGCTGGAGGACCGCCTGAACCAGGAACTCACGGGCGTTTTGTACCAGGACAACAACCTGGAAGACGATGAACTTATGGTCAAAGTCACCAAGTTGGGCGCCATTAACCTGCGTACTGAGTTCAGCAAGCTGTACATGGAAGTTCCTCTCAGAATCTGGGCCAAAGGCCGATGGCAGTGGAACGCCTGCGAGTTGTGCAAAAAGATTCAGAAAACAGAAGAAACCGAATTTGAGGTAACCGTACGTACCGAGAGCCGGATGCAAATCCTGCCCGGGTACACTTTAAAAAGCTATACGACCGGAGATTTCTCCTGGGGTGCACGCAAGCCTACTCTCTCATTAGGTCCTTTAAACATCAACCTGGCTCCCTTTATTGAATCCAGACTCAAAGCCCAACTCAACCCCATGCTCCTGCTCCTGGATCAGGAATTGCAGAAGCGTATTCCGCTGCAGACGTATCTGGGGCAGGCATGGCAACAGCTTCAGGCACCGGTTCAGTTGAGCACGCAATACAATACCTGGCTTTCCATTGTACCACAGGCCGTGCGGCTGGCCCCTTTGGAGCTTCAACAAGATCAACTGAGCCTGCAGATTGGGATTGATGCGTTTGTCAACGTAGTCTCAGGGCAGAAACCTGCTTTGGCCAAAGCGGCTACCTTGCCCAACTTCATTCCATCGCGCAACCTTCCGCCGCAGGCGCAACTCAATGTGGCCAGCGACATCTCTTATGAGTACCTCACCCAGGTGCTCCAGCAGGAAGTTAAAAACAAGTCGTTCAGTTTTGAAGAAGGCAGGCACCAACTTACGGTGCATGATGTAGCCCTCAGCGGGAAAGGCACTCAGCTTCTCCTGAATTTAAATGTGAGCGGGGCTACTAAAGCGGCGTTCCTCACGAAGAAGTTCCAGGGCAATGTGCGGTTACAGGCCACGCCCTACTATGACGCGGCCTCCCAAAGCATTAAAGTAAGAGAACTGGAGTACACTATCCAGACCCGGGACCAACTGGTGAACACGGCGCAATGGCTTTTGCAGAACAGATTCAGAGCGCAAATGGAAAAGGAAATGACGTTCCCGGTGAAAGCTCAGCTCGCCAACATCAGAACCTCGCTAAACCAAGGTCTTAAGGAAAACTACCTACAGGATAAAGTTCTCCTGCAGGGTGCTAACTTCTCCCTTGAACCAGATACCCTTTACGTGACACCCTCTGGGGTACGCACGCACTTCCTGGCCTCCGGCAAACTCACGCTTTCTTTCCAATGA
- a CDS encoding thioredoxin family protein → MMAIQTSSDKELRNIIFQRERVIVKFIDEDCLICKALAPSFKTFSEDPTYKEVTFLQMEASENPVSSKEVKLTGTPFFAIYFRGTLRDCALLSSEAEVKKFLDRLVACKE, encoded by the coding sequence ATGATGGCTATCCAGACCTCCTCTGATAAAGAATTAAGAAACATTATTTTCCAACGGGAGCGGGTAATTGTGAAGTTTATAGATGAAGACTGCCTTATCTGCAAGGCACTGGCTCCTTCTTTCAAGACGTTTTCTGAAGATCCTACTTATAAAGAGGTCACTTTCCTGCAAATGGAAGCCTCTGAAAACCCTGTTTCCAGCAAGGAAGTGAAGCTTACGGGCACTCCGTTCTTTGCCATTTACTTCAGGGGCACCTTACGTGACTGCGCCCTGCTTTCTTCTGAGGCAGAGGTTAAGAAATTCCTTGACCGGTTAGTTGCCTGCAAAGAGTAG